From Stegostoma tigrinum isolate sSteTig4 chromosome 1, sSteTig4.hap1, whole genome shotgun sequence:
TTCAACAAGAATTGTAAATCCAAATTACAGATGGAATCGAGTGAGTCTGTCTTCGGCAAACAGTAATAGACGGTTAACGGTTTGCAAGATTTACGCCTGGAGACGTGGTTGAATCCGTTGGACAGTAAGAAGCGGCACTGGTCCATCAGACAAAAGCTGCCTGTAAACGGACAGGAGAACGCTGGCTCATGGAGTCTTCGGTGAACTTTATGCTTTCACAGGTGTTAGACAAGCGCTGCCCACTGAATAGCATACAAATGATTTGGTGAGAGACAATTAAAACGCTGCATAACCAGTGGCCCCTGATCCTCCCATTTGGCAGACAAGCAGCTTCCCAAGGCATGAAATCACACAAGATCGTGTCGCAACTAGCCACACGGTTTTACAGTTTGTTATCGATTGTGGTTTGTCCAAATTGGTGTTTTAAAGCCGATTTTTTTCGAGTTGGATCAAGAAATGTCCGATTTATCATTGTAGTACCCCCAGAAGGCCCTCTATAATGTACAGTTAGTTACCTGTTTCTTCCCGAATTCACCAGGTTTTCACTTCGAATTCACCTCTTCTCCATCCCTACCGTTTGCTTCCTCGCTGTCTCAGTCACATCAAATCTACTCTACCTGCATTTTAATAGTGCTCGCGGCTTTTTCAACATTATTTGCAATAAATATACATCCTTCTGATGAAAGATCTGTCTGAAATATTCCTCTTAAGCGCAGACTGCGTATTTTCCGTTCACTGGAAAAGAGTATGTTCTGGAACATTTCTCTATTTTTGCAGAGTTAACTTCACAAATACAAAACCGCGTTCAGAAGTAAAGTTCCAATGTTTCCAAAAGCTGCAGCGATAACCCTTGTCATACGGCATTGTATGGCACCTCAGCATGTGGCTGTACCTGTGCGTGTGTTATACAGTATAGGAGTGTAGTACAAAAATATACACTATTTTATTTGGTGACTTTTACTGAAACACATACGGTATGACGTGTGTGTATTAAAGAACAACTAAATAATTTACAGTAATTTAAGGATTGGAAGGTTTCGTAGCCCAGGAGTTCCTAGCCTGTTTGCATTAAATACATTGATGGTGTTTTCTAAGTTGTCATCTCTCTCTACACACAGAATGGAAACCCGACCAACAGAGGAAGCACCGAGCAAGTTGCTAATGATAGAACCAAGGCggagcattttttttaacttttcaaCTAATTTTCGTGTCATGCATTTAAATAATTCGGATTACTTCCGTTAGAATTGAAGAAAATGCCTTCTTCCGTGAAGAAAGATAAAAAGACATTAGACTACAActgaaaaaaatctttcacaCACTGATTGATCCTATTAAAAGGTAAGTTTCCAATGATGTGGATGGATTGCTTCATTTGTCGACATATATCGGTAATTATTTCGCGCTAATATGTGTTAGTTTCATTTTGATTAATCTAGAATGAAGCTAAGTACCATTTAGAGTGAGGGACTGTTAAACTGAATTCAATTGAATATTTCTCTACAGTATGTAAAGCTCTAAAGGTAGGCTCGCTAGCCTGAAGCCCGACGTTTGGGAGTCACTGAATTTATTAGATGCCGGAGAAGTCCATTTATCCAGTGTCAGTCAGGGAGTGACGTTAGCAGCTGTGATAATTGCTGTTGGATGGCAGGGCTGAGAGTTCAGAGCTGGAACACTCAGCCCGGGGGCTCCCTGCAGCTCTTAAACTCTCAGCTCCATCACAGTCCAGAGCAGCCTGTGACTGCCGCAGCTTCTGGGATGTGCCGGGCAAACAGCGGTCAGACACACCAGGGGTTGCGAGCACGCGAGTGGGCTGACAGCAAGGTGTGGGACGAGCTGCCGTCGAGGCCAGCATGCTGCAGTGACGGTTTGTCCGGGGCTTTGTGCACCAGGTAATTTgttgccttaaaaatacttaattgaAGCGATGGATGTCAATAGAATGAGGAGTCGATCGATTGGATGAATAAAATGTGCTCTCACTAGTTTCCTTCTGGTCCGAGTTCATAAATGTATCGGCCTGCTCCTCAATATGATAATCACCGTATTTACTTAGCattgtttttctttctattttactTCCTATTTTTCTAAGGTGTATCCCGTTCAAGATTCTCTCTATGTTTCTGTCTTTACATCCCTTTGCTCAGTACCTTCCTGACGCCGGTACCTTTTCAGAGAGTCTCAGTTGTGCCCGGTCCCCTCCATCGTCATCAGCTGAATGGAGTCCACCGTTTCGCTTCCTGCCCGCGACTCTTTCCGCAGACCTTCCTGTGGAGGGGTATTTTCTTGttttggatgattttttttaaaaaatcacctgTCATCAATAGGAAGTGAGCAGGGCTAAATAGGAACAAGTTGCTGCTTCTGTTAAtgaattaattcattcattcatgcctAAGACAAAAAAAGAAGTGACCCGGGCGAAGGGAGGCTACAATGAATAAGGCGGCGTTTCCTGCTAACATCACTTTTTTGTTTGGGGGGGGAGCTGCTTTTTCCCCACTTGGGGTGATTCAGAGACTCGGAGGAACGTGTCTGTCTCGTTCTCAGTTTGTGACAAGTCGTTACAATACATTGATTAATCTATTACTGTACATAAGAACATTTCACAATTTCATTAGCACCGTGCCCGGATTGAATCAATCTTCTGATGTTTGTATCTGGGATTAAAAGGCCTTTAGCAACCGAGACGCTTTGATCGATGGCCTATTAAGGTGTATGTTAATATTGATCACATTGTGAGACTGTAACGCTCCCTTCTCTGTTTTAATATTATTCTTTTTTTTCCCATGGCGCAGATACAAGGAGAACCGCTTCTAAACAAATATCAAGCACTATGGAAAGCGTCTCGACTGCACTCCCAGCACCCAGTGACGTGGCACCGACAGGTTCCTTCGAACAGGATTCCCTGAACCAGCAGAgatctccccatctccccatgAAGCCAAACCAAGTGGGCCAGGTCATTCTGTACGGGGTGCCAATCGTGTCCCTCATCATCGACAACCAGGAGAGGCTGTGCCTGGCTCAGATCTCCAACACTCTGCTCAAAAACTACAGTTACAATGAAATCCACAACAGAAGGGTGGCTTTGGGGATCACCTGTGTGCAATGTACCCCGGTGCAGCTGGAGATCCTGCGCAGGGCTGGGGCCATGCCAATCTCGTCGCGGAGATGCGGCATGATCACCAAGAGAGAAGCCGAGAGACTTTGCAAGTCGTTTCTGGGCGAGAACAAGCCTCCGAAGCTGCCCGATAACTTTGCTTTCGACGTTAGCCATGAGTGTGCCTGGGGGAGCCGGGGCAGCTTCATCCCGGGCCGTTACAACAGCTCAAGGGCGAAGTGCATCAAATGCACGTACTGCAGTATGTACTTCTCTCCCAATAAGTTCATCTTCCACTCCCACCGCACGCCCGAAGCCAAGTACACCCAACCGGATGCCGCCAACTTCAATTCCTGGAGGCGACACCTCAGGCTGACCGATAAGAATCCTCCCCAAGACCTGACCTATGCCTGGGAAGATGTGAAGGCCATGTTTAACGGGGGCAGTCGGAAACGAGCCTTGCCTGGACATTGCGGCCCGCTCAGTTCCGTGAAGGCGGTGAACAGTGTGATCAGCCACATGATAGGCCCGGAGCTCTCCCAGAAGAGGGCCAGGTTTGCTGAGGACGAGGAAGACGGGGGCAGCGCCCCCTCTCGGAAGAACCTCCGCAGTTACCCGGTCATCCCGGTCCCCAGCAAAGGATTTGGGATGTTGCAGAAATTCCCGGCGGCCTCCCTGTTTCCCAACCCTTACACCTTCCCTGCTTTCGGGCTGTGCCAGAAGAAGGACGACGCTGACTCTCTGGCTGGCGAGCCGAAGCAGCCCGGACTATCGGGCCTCCTGTGGCCCGCCCGAAAGGACACTTTTTACCCGCCCTTGTGTATGTTCTGGCCCCCCAGGGCGGCCAGTGGCATCCCGGTGCCAACCTACCTACAGCCCCAACCCAGTACCATCACATCGGTGGGGGAGTCCCCGAATTTAAGGCAGACTTTCCTGGATGTGTCTGACCAAAGTGAAGCTGGTAGCCTGACCGTGGCCGCTCCCAGAGACAGCTTGTTTGACAGAGACAGCCTCGCCGGCCCGGGAGGCCAGGAGCACAGGCTAGCCGCTGAAGGCAGGCTCAAGCCCCTGGACGTGTCTGCTTTCACAGCCAGGAAGCAGAGCTACCTCTCGGCCTTCAAGCCCGTGGTGAAAGACATCGAGAGCATCGCCAAACTTCATGGCAACGCTGAGGACTTTGGCTCAGAGAGGCATCCCTCCCCGGGTACCAGCTGTAGTTACCACAGCGACAGCGTGGCGAGCGAGGAAGAGCAAGAGGTGGATGTCGAGACCAACAAACTCTCAGCAGATGCTCAGGAAGAGGGGATCCCTCTGGAGCAGTTCACCcacaacaacagcagcagcaaactGCCACAGGACAGCGGATTTGGAGGGACTGAAGACCCGGGACATTTCTGTAGCTCCAAAATGGAGCCAAGTGTCgacaagagagagagcaaggaaGATCCAATCAGTGATAAGGGACCCACTCCCTGCGATCCCGTATCATTGGAGCAGCCCAATTACAAAGACGTAAATATCACCTTTCGGCTATTTAGTTAATTATGGCTGGCTTTGGGCTAGAACATGCACAAGAGGCGCGGCTAAAGACGATCGTGTCCCTAAAGAAATCAATAGTGCAATAATATAGCCTCGAAATTCTATTTCATAATTTGATTCTCCGTAATATGtgatttgatttgcttttcatctacatgttttttttccctgggaCTTTTAATTATTGAACATTGGTGTCGTCTCCGTTTCCATTACACAGCATGGGGCGAAGTTTACAAACAAGATTTCTCAACAAATTGACAGCAACGCTCCAGTTGGCGAACTGCCTCTCCCTCATTCTTGGATGATTCCTAATATTTCGTATCCTTTTGTAATCTTCCAACAGGGTCTTAAAAATGGAACCAAAAAGCATTCACTGTACTCTAAAAAAGATGAAGATAGTTTTTCAAGTAAGTACAAAATGACACTTCTTGTAAAAAATGTTTTGTGGGAATTACGAATTATTCCAATCAATTTCAAGGTGCAACCCGGAACAAGAGTTTAAACAAACGCAAGTTGTTTGTATTTTTAAACACACTTTATATTTGTGGCCGTGGGCTCATTGTTAACTTTTTTTGTCCTTCATTTATTTGCCTCTCTGTttaccagtgacctgggttcctCTCTGAGACCATGTGTATATTTATGACATGTGTTTACTTGTAATTCCGTACCTGCGTCCATAATTCTTTTTCTCCATGTTTCTGTTTATCTGTAGACCCTGGATAAATTGTCTACCCTGTTTGTGTTTCTTTGACCTTCCGTTTATCTGTAGACCCTGGACAAATTGTTTATCCACTTTTCACCCATCTGACCTCCTGCTTATCTGTTGACCCTATTTCAGTCTGTGACCTTGTTTATCCCTCACCACATTTCCACCTGTTTTTTATGTGTGATTTTGCCACACTAATGTATATTTTATGTTGCAGTTGAAACTAAACAGCAGGATTGTTTCACGGAGGAATCTGATAGCTCGGGGTTGGGGTTCTGGCGGGAACCTGGGGGTGAGTAAGTGATTATGACCAGAAAGACGTATAATAATTTAAAACTTATATCGAATATATACGGtaacaaagaaagagaatattcgCGAAAAAAATTCTACAAGGGCTAAATTcaaagggggaaaaaaacccCCAAAAACCCACAAATGATCCGGTGGGGTTACACATAAACTAACAACATTGAGTAAATTAATTTGAGTTTGCGGGACAAAATAAAACCAGATTATCGGGTGAAATTAGAAAGCTGCAAATATAAACACTATATTGAGACTGGCTGGAAAGAATAGAATAAAAGGAACAATATTTTACACTAAGTAATACAATGCAACATTGTTCCCTTTCAAAAACTGGATGTATGAGGCTTGTTGCTTTTAATATTTGTCAACAGAGATAATAAAGGTGTTTTATGACAGCCATCAGCGCTGATATCATTTGGCTCATAATAAGCCTCGCATACAATACATTAGAAAATTCCCTTTATTATCTTAAACAAATTAAATGAATCCACCTTTTCTTATTGCTAAATGTCGCCAAGGGCTTTACCTAAGACAGCAAAGGACGTGATTAGAAGTTCTGATGCCGCGTCTCAATTGCAATGAGCGGGGTAGGTATCTGTtctagagggagggagagagaataaAATAATCTAATTTGCCATTTATGTAATGCAAACTCGTTTGGCTTTGTCGATTCGCGGTTAATTGACTGTCAAACGAGGTTGTTATCCTGGGGCTATGTCTGCAAATTTGCCTGTCAGATGAGAGCGAACATCGAGGGTTCAGAATGAACAAAAATACacgctttttttttcttttattaggGGGAGGAGCCCCTTACAATATACACACCACATTCCATTTTGTTTAAATACCAGTTTCCCTGGAGAAATTAGTAATGCTTTAGATTGTCTATTTTATTTTACAGTTGCAAACATTATCCCTGTTAAAGAACGTGGACAGAGACAATTAATATTGTAATGGGGACAGCATTAGTGCACGGAATTTTGTGGCGTGTGGGTTCGCCATTTCAAATAAATCAccgtttaaaaaaaatcacttacaATCAGTGAAACCCATGTGCGATACTGATGTGGAAAGTGAATGTCCAGTAAAGATCGTAAAAGAGTTTTACCTTTTTAATTGGATAGGTGAGCAGACACAAGAATCAACATCACCACGCTCTATCAAGACTGATGTGGAAAATATGGAGAAAGGTAAACGTGTTCGGTATATACACGTGGCGTGTCTATGTATCTCGTGGATACATAAATGTACATAAATCTGTAAAcaacagcaacttgtatttacatagcGCCTTGAATAAACTGTCCCAAGACGCTTCATTGGAACGTTTTCAACCAGAATAAACATTACTATTGATTATCCTTTAAATTTATGCCAGTGTTAAAATCCATATATCTAACAAGTTGATTTACATGTCTGTATTAGTGTCCTATTTACATCTACCATAGCCCGGCATATCATTTACATATCATCACTAGTCCGTTTAGAATGAAATCTCCATACAGTAATCATCTAGATGTTCATCGATCTGCCCAAGTAAGCCTTTGTTTCAATCCTGTGTCTTTATCCACCAAAGGATAACACAGCCGGCGAAACTGCGCTGGCGTTTTCATCTTGGTGCCGAAACAGCGTGAATAAGGATTTGCTGCATATTAAGCGGACATGTTGCATATTTTTCCCTCCATATTTGACATTAAATGCATTATTGGggaatataaattgaaaagctcCTGCAACCcgattttaatttgtttttcatcTTCTTCATTACCGGACATCAGTGTTAAAAACCTCTACGTGTTGCATGTGACTAGAATGTTACGTCTGTAAAGTGCACTGAATGTTCCCAAATCACAGTAATTTATGTCATCACATCACTTCAACAGTCcgaataaattttgtttttattgtatgtttgttatttcattgtttttttcaaaaaacgtTTTGGCTCTTTTTCGGCTGGGGAAATGAGCAAATGAATCGATAAATTAACGGAAGGAACCCAATTCTACAATTCAGTAGGTCCTTCACCATCATTACAGATAAACGAATACAAAATAAGATTTAGTCACTAGATTCATAATTACGACAAATGATTTGGTAAACAAGGAATGAAGAAGAAAGTTAAACAGAGACTCGTGAACACACGGAAATGTCTGAGACAGGATGTTAGAGAGAAGTAACAGAGATTTGGGATTGAAACGGAGTAACGCAGATGTAAACAGGAAAAATTGaaacccatctccctatttatggACATTTACAGGATGCCATCTGTCCGATTAAAATGATAAGGATTTGACGGGGTAAGTGTGTGATTTCGCTGGAGAAGGGGTCGTTTTATAAATAGGTAGCAACGCCAGATAGCTTTGCCTTCTTTAAATCGAATGTTGCGTTTCATTTCCAGAAGAACTTCAGAAAGTGTTATTGGAACAGATTGACCTGAGGCGGAGGTTAGAACAGGAATTTCAGGCGTTAAAGGGTAACGCTTCTTTCACTGTTGTCAGTAAGatattatttttctcttttttagtATTTTATTCAGTTCGGTTGTGGCGGTGCCTggtcacagcaaaaaaaaactacatcCGTGTTCAGTTTACAGCAGTATATCCGCAATCtcccttttattaaaaaaaactgcaactcCCTTTAGGATAATCATTAATCAGTTTCAGGAAGCATCGTTTTAGTTCCCTCTTTCTTATTCGAAACTGCCTGAGAGAGGCACTGCTGGTCGGTTTGTACCGCGATTTCTAATTGTGAAAATAACTACAGCGATCACCGCTAGTTACTGTTGAAAATCTGTGAAAATGTGATTCTCGAACTTTGTGAGGTGTAAAAACATACAGTACAGCAACATGTCAAACTGTTGAATTCAAGGGAAATAATTTTTGATGATTAGAATGGAGTTTCGTTTTGTTAGCTGCGCGGATAATTTAAAGTATTGGTAATAGCCATGTGTAAGTCCGAGTTTATCTGACCCACGTTTTCCGTTTATCCATCCATTTATTGATCAGATAACTTCCAGGACCAGATGAAGCGGGAGCTGGCGTACAGAGAGGAGATGGTGCAGCAATTACAGATGGTAAGACAGAATTTCTTACATGCTTCTCCTGCTGATTAAGCTGGTGTATCGGTGTCAGGAATTCATTCGCCAACTCAAGGCTCTTGGATACCTAGCCATTTACCTACCAATTTGCAGTTAACTCTCTTTGGCAACATCTAAAATAGcaaacacacacaacaaactCATTTTCGGGAAAATCTTCTACTGGCCAAAATAAGGCTGTTTTCTCAGGAAAGATACATTTAAAGTGGGATTTGGAGAGTGTGCTTCCTAATGTACTGTTGGCAGATTGAAGCAGAGGACAGGGATATGATATCATAGTGCGTatacacacataccaacagggaACATGAATAGGCCACAGGTTCTTGGAggctgccccaccattcaatatgaccacgGCTGATCTAATTTTACACTCAACTCTACATTCTTTCATATCCCCGATAATCTTTCAATCCCAtggtgatcaagaatctatctctgccttaacaATATTGTAAAATTCTGTATCCACATGCTTTTGAGGAAGGcagttccaaagatttacaaccctctgagagaaaaaaagtttccttatctctgtattaaatagTGACCCCTttctttaaactatgacccctaattcaagattctcccacaagaagaaacatactTTTAGTATCCACCCagtcaagttccctcaggatctcacatgtttcagttaagtcacctctgacttttCCACACTCGAAAGAATACTGGCCTAATGTGTCTAGCTTTTCTtcataaggcaatctgctcattccaggtattaaccTAGTAAGCTTTCTGTGAACTGCTTTCAACAGGTTGACGTGCTTTCCTAAGTATGGTGACCAATACTACACACAGTACTTCAGTTGCAGTCTCACCAGTATATATAAGGAAAGCATAATttccctactcttgcattcaaatCCCCTTAGATtaaaacataacattctattGACTTTCTTGattttggtggcatggtggcacagtggttagcactgctgcctcatagcaccagggacccaggtttgatgccacccttgggtgactgtgtggagttttcacattctacccgtgtctgcgtgtgtttcctccgggtgctccggtttcctcccgcaatccaaagatgtgcaggctaggtggattggccatgctaaattgcccatagtgttcagggatgtggagattaagggttcggtctgggtgggatgctctgtgtgttggtgtggacctgttcggccgaagggccagtttccacactgtagggatctatgATTCTTGATACTCCTGCAtatgaattgcagaaggttaaTATACTAGGGCATCCAGATTTCTCTGtgtctcagagctctgcaaactCTTACTATTTAGAGAAGCACTACATGCTTCTTTCTggctctgtatctctctccacagatgctgagcaacctgctgagcttctccagcaatttatgtgtttttttttccggACTTTCAACATGCACAGTAATTTGCTTTGTGCTTCTATTTTGTTCTTTCTGCCAaattggacaatttcacactttaccacattgtattttatttgccagatctttgccgaTTCATTTACCCCATCTATAATTGCTTTGAGGCCTCCTTAAACCACCATCACCACTCACTCTCCcagctacctttgtgtcatcagcaaatttacccACCATATCTTTGGttctttcatccaaataatttatataaaatgtAAGGTGTTGAGGTCCCAGGACCGACACCTGCAGCATGCCATTCATACAATCCTGCCAGGCTGAAAAAGACCCATGTATTCCAAGTTTCAGTTTCCTGTTAGCCAGCTAATCTTCAATACATGCCATTATGTTACTCTCAtgccatgagcttttattttctgcaatagcctttgatgtggcaccttatcaaatatcttctggaaatccaagtaagTATATCCACTAATTCAAATTTATTGACAGCACAAgttactttttgaaaaaaaacttcaataagTTAGGtaaacatgatttttctttgacaAATACATGTTGATTCTGCCTGATTACTTTGTTGGCTACCTTAATAGCCTAGTAGTGCTGTTAATCCCTTGTATGTACTAATTTAGCTCATATCAGGCTGTCTAGTTTTAGGAATGTGGGAGGGAAACATCAGCCAGGGATGTACCTTCTCACCATTGTCCAGTAGCCTATACTGTAGAAtgtgcatttgtgaagaagagaCAGCAATCAGATTTGGCTTCTACTCCTCCCCATCCATCCAGTGGAACGGTCCACTAATATTCATTGCTAAATGTTGTCGAATGTAATATCCACAATAAAGGCAGTGCTTATAACTCATGGCATAATCAAAATAAATACAGGTACTGTGACATAGACTTTATAACCCATTATAGATTATACATTAGCCTTTTTTTTAACAGATTACAAGCCACACATTCTCCTTTCTCCAACATACATTTGTCTCTGTATGAACCTATATATAATACTATCAGACTGTAGTTAACCTGTATTTATCACACTCCAGTATGTGTTCTCCCATCCATAACATATTCTAGTTACTGGACTAATGTCTTCAAAACATGTCTTATCCTTTTGGTAACATACTCCAGGCCGTGTTCTATTTTGTGTGTTATGCACTCCAAACTAAATGGGTTTGTCCCTCATTTAGCACATTCTTATGGTATCCATATAACTAACTTACTCTTGAATTCATTATCATATGTGAAACAAATTGGATATGATGTGATGCTGTACATAATATCCTTCTGCTTGGATATTAGAACACAACCTAAATCTCCTTTCCTTGTCATAATGAAACGTTCAGACGCTGGAGATCTTGTTCATTTGTTCTTCTGTTGGATTTACAACATTGCTGAtctacttttttttgaaaagtaaaaattgatttcaaattactATTAATTCCCCTTAAGCCCTTTGTGTCAACACTGAAAATGTTAATTAGGATTTCTCTGCCAACCTTGTGGACTCGCTAATACTTTGTTTATTATTTGCCCTGTTTAGCTCCTCTGTTCTTTTAATTCCCTTAGTTCAAAATTGCTGTTGGCACCTCTACCTATCTGTCTATGTAGTGTATCAGTTGCCGAATCAGGATCGGTAATTCTTCTTTTAAGAAATTGCAAACATGGTTGCTTGTCAGGCCAGTCAGAGTAAGAGCtccattattttctaaatgtgtcACATTGACATATCAATTTAATGAATGACAATGCTATTGCTGCATTACAGGTGACcatatttaaaaaatatttcattgactggaaagtgctttgggatatctaGATGCTGCAAAAGGTGCAATACAAATCCAAGTCTGTCACTCTTTTCTTTATTTCCACTGTTGGTTTTGACTGCACTTATGAGACTAGCCACATCGGTGTTCCAACTTTTGTCCTCATCAGTCACATTAATCTCATCTGTCTGAATATAAAGTAAGTTTTACAAAGACACACTTTAGTGCGCagtctcactgatataagcaatGTATTAGAAGATTGTGGAAAATATTACTACAATCTCTCATGTGTTCTGCCAATGAGTGAGGCTCTGAGCACACCCTGAGAAAATTTATCTTATGGTAACTTTCTCAGTTCAAGGTGAAACATTTGTGTGGCAGTATTGATAacattttcctttcatttctaTTCTGTCACTGGCTATCAGCATCAAGCACTCCCGGAATTGGTATAGCATAAGAGTTCCCAAAAGTGAAACCCTGCACCATAATGTACCTTAGTCCCCCAATCTCTATAGATGCCCCCAACAACCTGCAACTAGTTCATGAGGTATCATCAGCATCAACGAGAGCTTTAGTTTCTGGGATGCTACTACTCAATCTGGTGGGCTAAAGATTCTCAGCAGACATTGCCATAAGCCCGCTTTTCTGTTGACTGTTTTaaaacaatttcatttttttgatACTGATACCAGCCTTTATTCCTCTCATCCCAGATTTCTTACAAATTTTCTAGGCTTTAAATAATCTACCACCATTTCCAGTTGCATTCTATATCTCTGTATCTAATCACAGATTTATCCCCCAcattaatttttacaatgtattCTCTATCTACTGTGATTATTAATACACATTCAAATAGCCTGTGCTTCAGACTTGGGATTTACTTGGTGGGGACAAGTGCCTGAGATCATTTTCCATTGCCTTCCTCACAGTTTTCATGTCCGAATACTTTTCCTCAAATGTGGTTCAGGAGCTTCCACCATTTTTTATGATGGAGCCAGTGCCACCCACACCCATCAGACAGGAATACCCTCATTGGTTATCAAGACCATTGGCTCCCCATGTTCAGCACTGGCACTCAGTTTGCTGAAGCGGTCTGGACTGCAGCCCAAATTTAACTCTTCTAAACCGGAGATGGGAATACTGCTACTAAAATAATACTCACTCTTTTATCAAAAGGTACAGATTTGAGCAAATCCTAAGTATTGCTACAAAGTAAAGTGGTGtatttgaaaattagaacaaaaGTTGAtggaagtactcagcaggttgggcaacCACTGTGGAAAGTGAAACAGGTTCAGTTCTGTGCTCCATTACCAGAACATTAAGGAAGTTCTACTCTTCACTTCAGTGGGATTTCTGTTCATCCCTTTTACCTTGTTAATTTTCATTGCTGTCTGTTTCCCTCCTTGAGTTTGATCAGGAATCTACATTCCAGAATCTACAGTCTCTCACTTCAAGATATTAAGAAGAATATGTTTATTCAAAGAGTTCTAAAAACTCCAGGTAAAGTGATCACAGGAGATATTTAAATGTGGTTGGATCTTGAGTTTGCAAAATTTGGTTATAGACATTAGAGCTTCAAGTCCTATTCTCATTATTGATATGTCTCAAattcatcagatttgaaattagtCCTGCATACCCGACATCAAGATCCGATAagccaaatatttctgcagctaaACTCAAAGCCATCCTTTCTGGCCCCTTCGGGTACTTTTATGCCTC
This genomic window contains:
- the skor2 gene encoding SKI family transcriptional corepressor 2 isoform X1 yields the protein MESVSTALPAPSDVAPTGSFEQDSLNQQRSPHLPMKPNQVGQVILYGVPIVSLIIDNQERLCLAQISNTLLKNYSYNEIHNRRVALGITCVQCTPVQLEILRRAGAMPISSRRCGMITKREAERLCKSFLGENKPPKLPDNFAFDVSHECAWGSRGSFIPGRYNSSRAKCIKCTYCSMYFSPNKFIFHSHRTPEAKYTQPDAANFNSWRRHLRLTDKNPPQDLTYAWEDVKAMFNGGSRKRALPGHCGPLSSVKAVNSVISHMIGPELSQKRARFAEDEEDGGSAPSRKNLRSYPVIPVPSKGFGMLQKFPAASLFPNPYTFPAFGLCQKKDDADSLAGEPKQPGLSGLLWPARKDTFYPPLCMFWPPRAASGIPVPTYLQPQPSTITSVGESPNLRQTFLDVSDQSEAGSLTVAAPRDSLFDRDSLAGPGGQEHRLAAEGRLKPLDVSAFTARKQSYLSAFKPVVKDIESIAKLHGNAEDFGSERHPSPGTSCSYHSDSVASEEEQEVDVETNKLSADAQEEGIPLEQFTHNNSSSKLPQDSGFGGTEDPGHFCSSKMEPSVDKRESKEDPISDKGPTPCDPVSLEQPNYKDGLKNGTKKHSLYSKKDEDSFSIETKQQDCFTEESDSSGLGFWREPGGEQTQESTSPRSIKTDVENMEKEELQKVLLEQIDLRRRLEQEFQALKGNASFTVVNNFQDQMKRELAYREEMVQQLQMKHMMKCTSFVRYKHRAKLHMQTSSIRRKIK
- the skor2 gene encoding SKI family transcriptional corepressor 2 isoform X3, which gives rise to MESVSTALPAPSDVAPTGSFEQDSLNQQRSPHLPMKPNQVGQVILYGVPIVSLIIDNQERLCLAQISNTLLKNYSYNEIHNRRVALGITCVQCTPVQLEILRRAGAMPISSRRCGMITKREAERLCKSFLGENKPPKLPDNFAFDVSHECAWGSRGSFIPGRYNSSRAKCIKCTYCSMYFSPNKFIFHSHRTPEAKYTQPDAANFNSWRRHLRLTDKNPPQDLTYAWEDVKAMFNGGSRKRALPGHCGPLSSVKAVNSVISHMIGPELSQKRARFAEDEEDGGSAPSRKNLRSYPVIPVPSKGFGMLQKFPAASLFPNPYTFPAFGLCQKKDDADSLAGEPKQPGLSGLLWPARKDTFYPPLCMFWPPRAASGIPVPTYLQPQPSTITSVGESPNLRQTFLDVSDQSEAGSLTVAAPRDSLFDRDSLAGPGGQEHRLAAEGRLKPLDVSAFTARKQSYLSAFKPVVKDIESIAKLHGNAEDFGSERHPSPGTSCSYHSDSVASEEEQEVDVETNKLSADAQEEGIPLEQFTHNNSSSKLPQDSGFGGTEDPGHFCSSKMEPSVDKRESKEDPISDKGPTPCDPVSLEQPNYKDGLKNGTKKHSLYSKKDEDSFSIETKQQDCFTEESDSSGLGFWREPGGEQTQESTSPRSIKTDVENMEKEELQKVLLEQIDLRRRLEQEFQALKGNASFTVVNNFQDQMKRELAYREEMVQQLQMIPYAASLMRKERLSTQMNKS